TGGAGTTATGGCCTACTTTTACACCTGGAGAAAAACTTGAGTTAATACCCGTCTTTACAGAATCACCGATAATAGCTCCCAATTTACGTCTTCCGCTGTCTATTTTCTGATTTTTAATTTTAGTTTTAATGGTTGCATTATCAAAACGCAAATTAGCTATATTTGTTCCTGCTGCTATATTGCAGTTAGAACCTATAACAGAGTCACCTACATAACTTAAATGACTAACATTTGTATTTTCCATAATAATTGAGTTTTTAATCTCAACAGCATTTCCAACATGAACATTATCACCAAAGTAAGTATTTCCACGAATATAGGAGTTAGGACCTATATCACAGTTTTTACCAATATATACATTTCCTTCAATGTAAACACCAGCCTTAATAACACTTCCCTCATCCAAAAATACTTCACCATGAATAACTGCTCCAGCTTCCACTGTTCCTTTAATTTCTGTTTTAAGCTTGCCAATTAATTCTTCATTTACTTCAATTAATTCCCATGGCCTGCCAACATCAATCCAATCTTTAGAAGTTTTATGTCCGATAACTGTTTTATTATCTTCAATTTGTAAAGATACTGAATCAGTAATTTCATATTCTCCCCTTTCAGAGATTTCTGTTTCACGGATTTTATCGAAAATATCCTTATTAAATATGTAAATTCCAGCATTGACCAAATTACTTGGTGCCTCTTCACGTTTTGGCTTTTCTACAATGTTTTTAATATTTCCGTTTTCAATTTCAACAACACCAAATGCTGAAGGATCTTCCACTTCAGTTAAAAGCATTAAAGTATCAGGTGACAAATAATTGTACTTCTTAATTATTTCATGAATAATCTCATCATCAAGTATAATATCTCCATTTAAAACAATAATACTATCATCAATAAAATCTTCACCATATGAAATAGCATTAGCTGTTCCTAAAAAGTCTTTTTGAGTTTTATAAGAAATATTGACTCCGAAATCACTTCCGTCTCCAAAGTAATTCCTAACAATTTCTTCTTTATAACGTACAATAAGCAAAATATCAGTTATACCATTATCTCTTAAAGACTCGATATTGTACTGAATAATTGGTTTTCCAGCTACTGGCAACATTGTTTTAGGTTTTGTGAGGGTTAATGGCCTCATTCTAGAACCTTCACCAGCACTTAAAATTATAGCTTTCAATTTCATTACCCCATAAGTTATTACTTATAAACTATTATAATATGTTAAGTTTATACTTATTAATTAATTTTTTTAATTGAAAAAAAGAAGATTAAAAAAAACATGCAGTAATCCGCTGCATGAAAAAGAATTTAAATATTTTCTTTTATGATTTTAACACATGTTTCTTTAATGGCTTGAGCTTTTGTGCTGTCTTTAGACTCTAAAGTTATTCTAATATAATCTTCAGTTCCTGAAGGCCTTACTAAAACCCAGCTATCATCATTGAAAGTTAATCTGACTCCGTCAATAGAATTAATTTCCTTAATATCATCAAAACTGTCTTTTAATAAATCTTCCATATTTTCCATAACGGCTGTTTTGGCTTCTTTAGAACAGATTATTTTTTCACGAATATTTGGGTAAGACGGAATCTCTAAGAGCAATTCGGACAATTTGCCTTTGTTTGATACAAGTTCAGCCATCCTTAAACCTGAAAGTATGCCGTCAGGACACATACAAAAATCAGGATGCAGCCAGGTTCCGGAAGGTTCCCCTCCAAATGCAGCATCTTTTTCTATTATGACTTCAGCTACATTTACATCTCCGACTTTAGTTCTTAAAACATTACCTTTTACAGATTCATCCATACATAAACCTGCATCTACAGTAGTGACTATGTCTCCGTCAAATTCTTTAGACATTAATGCAAGTAAAGAGTCGAATGGGGAAATATCACCATTTTCATCAATTGTAATCATTCTGTCTGCATCTCCGTCGTGTGCAATTCCAAGGTCTGCACCAATGGCTACTACAGTTTTCATCAGATTTTGCAGGTTTTCTGCATTCGGTTCAGGATTTCTTCCTGGGAAAAAACCGTCCGGCTGAGAATTAAGAGTTGTTACCTCACAGCCCGCTTTTCTAAATACCAAAGGAGATATTTCACTTCCTGCCCCTGAAGCACAATCAATGACAACCTTTAAACCTGGCTTAATATTTACCATACCTACCAGATCATCAATATATCTTCCTTTAATTTCCTCATTAACTCTTAAGCTACCTACTTTATCCCAGCTTACTGAAGTGTAAGATTCATTTGAGTAGATTTCTTCAATTTTAGCTTCCTGAGCTGAAGTGTATGCCATTCCGTTAGCATTCCAAATTTTAATTCCATTGTACTGTGAAGGATTATGTGATGCAGTCAGCATTACTCCAGCATCAGCACCTAATTTATCAGTAGCATAACCTACCAAAGGAGTTGGAACCATTCCTATTTTAATTACATCTACTCCGCTTTCAAGCAAACCTGCACAAATAGCCTGGTCAAGCATCACATTAGTAGTTCTTGTATCATAACCTAAAACTACCGTTCCCTCATTACCCAAATAACAAGCTAATGATTTACCGACATTTAATGCAAGTTCACATGTAACTTCAGAATTTATTTTCCCCCGAATTCCAGAAGTTCCGAACAGTTTTTTAACAGCCATTGAATCAACTCTTTTAAGCTCCAAACTTATGAGCATAGTTCATTAAATCCATCATGATGTTCATAACGTCTGCTCCTCTAATTCTGCAAAGCCCTCCTTTTGCAACAGCTACTTCAGAGTATTCACAAACATCATCCACTCTTACTTCAGGTCCTGTAATAATAACCGGCACAGGATCTCCTGAGTGGTTTAAAACAGAAATTGGAGTTGAATGATCAGCAGTCAAGAAAATATAAACATCTTCAAGTTTTTTAAGTTCACTCATAACAACCCTGTCAACTTTTTCAATGAAGTCACGTTTTTCAACAGCCTGCCCGTCATGACCTGCTTCATCTGCCCCATCAATATTTATCAGGAAAAAGTCATGGTCTGAATTTTTAACCTGGTCAATAATTGTGTCTCTGATATTTTCCAAATTGGTGTCAATTCCACCAGTAACATCTTCCATTTCAATAATATCCATACCGGCAAATCTTCCTATTCCCATAATAAGACCAGTTTCAGCAATACATGCAGAATTAACTTCATATTTGTCATTTAAAGCTTCTACAACCGGAACTTCACCTGCACCACGTGGAATTATAATATTTGCAGGAGGTTCATTGTTTTCTATTCTTTCCAAATTAACAGGATGGTCTTTAATCATTTCATAAGATTTAACTACCAATTTATTTAAAATATCTGCAGTTTTTTTAGCTTCAACTGAATCATCTAAAGGTATAACTTCTTTAGGTTTGTTTCCTTCCACTTTAGGATCAGCATCACTTACTTTATCAGATAGACCTTCACCTCTTAATACTAAAACTGCTCTGTGACCAGTTGATTCCTTAAAAATAATTTTAATATCAGGATAATCTTCCAAAACCATTGTATTTAACACTTCAACGATTTCATGAGTTCCCTCTCTGATTCTTCCTGCACGTCTGTCAGTAACTATACCATTTTCATCAGCTGTTGAGAAATTACACCTAAATGCAATATCTCCAGGAATAACATCTACTCCAACACCAGCCGCTTCAAAAGGGCCTCTTCCTGTGTATACTTCGTAAGGGTCATAACCTAAAATAGACAAATGAGCAGTGTCACTACCAGGTATAATTCCCGGAGCTATTGAATCCATAATTCCAGTTATACCATTTTTAGCCATTTCATCCATATTCGGAGTATTGGCTG
This genomic stretch from Methanobrevibacter smithii ATCC 35061 harbors:
- the glmM gene encoding phosphoglucosamine mutase, translating into MLISLELKRVDSMAVKKLFGTSGIRGKINSEVTCELALNVGKSLACYLGNEGTVVLGYDTRTTNVMLDQAICAGLLESGVDVIKIGMVPTPLVGYATDKLGADAGVMLTASHNPSQYNGIKIWNANGMAYTSAQEAKIEEIYSNESYTSVSWDKVGSLRVNEEIKGRYIDDLVGMVNIKPGLKVVIDCASGAGSEISPLVFRKAGCEVTTLNSQPDGFFPGRNPEPNAENLQNLMKTVVAIGADLGIAHDGDADRMITIDENGDISPFDSLLALMSKEFDGDIVTTVDAGLCMDESVKGNVLRTKVGDVNVAEVIIEKDAAFGGEPSGTWLHPDFCMCPDGILSGLRMAELVSNKGKLSELLLEIPSYPNIREKIICSKEAKTAVMENMEDLLKDSFDDIKEINSIDGVRLTFNDDSWVLVRPSGTEDYIRITLESKDSTKAQAIKETCVKIIKENI
- a CDS encoding 2,3-bisphosphoglycerate-independent phosphoglycerate mutase codes for the protein MKGIVLVMDGMGDRPLKEFDNQTPLQAANTPNMDEMAKNGITGIMDSIAPGIIPGSDTAHLSILGYDPYEVYTGRGPFEAAGVGVDVIPGDIAFRCNFSTADENGIVTDRRAGRIREGTHEIVEVLNTMVLEDYPDIKIIFKESTGHRAVLVLRGEGLSDKVSDADPKVEGNKPKEVIPLDDSVEAKKTADILNKLVVKSYEMIKDHPVNLERIENNEPPANIIIPRGAGEVPVVEALNDKYEVNSACIAETGLIMGIGRFAGMDIIEMEDVTGGIDTNLENIRDTIIDQVKNSDHDFFLINIDGADEAGHDGQAVEKRDFIEKVDRVVMSELKKLEDVYIFLTADHSTPISVLNHSGDPVPVIITGPEVRVDDVCEYSEVAVAKGGLCRIRGADVMNIMMDLMNYAHKFGA
- the glmU gene encoding bifunctional sugar-1-phosphate nucleotidylyltransferase/acetyltransferase, coding for MKLKAIILSAGEGSRMRPLTLTKPKTMLPVAGKPIIQYNIESLRDNGITDILLIVRYKEEIVRNYFGDGSDFGVNISYKTQKDFLGTANAISYGEDFIDDSIIVLNGDIILDDEIIHEIIKKYNYLSPDTLMLLTEVEDPSAFGVVEIENGNIKNIVEKPKREEAPSNLVNAGIYIFNKDIFDKIRETEISERGEYEITDSVSLQIEDNKTVIGHKTSKDWIDVGRPWELIEVNEELIGKLKTEIKGTVEAGAVIHGEVFLDEGSVIKAGVYIEGNVYIGKNCDIGPNSYIRGNTYFGDNVHVGNAVEIKNSIIMENTNVSHLSYVGDSVIGSNCNIAAGTNIANLRFDNATIKTKIKNQKIDSGRRKLGAIIGDSVKTGINSSFSPGVKVGHNSTIGSGVLLYEDLPSDTRVLEKQTHIIQKKKKKIN